The proteins below come from a single Mucilaginibacter mali genomic window:
- a CDS encoding thioredoxin family protein, with protein sequence MKKQFLLALVLIFAARVTGFAQAETAATDMPSTETVMNKAYAQAKKEHKNVMVIFHASWCGWCKKMEASLNEPALKKFFDDNYVIATLDVMENKGKENLENPGSLAFMTKYKGEKAGLPFWFIADANGKELADSQIRPEGAGLDTYGNSVGCPAEEKEVAFFAGILKKTSKLKDNEIAMISERFAKNKPAPVVKPAAAAKPATTSK encoded by the coding sequence ATGAAAAAGCAATTCCTATTAGCACTTGTCCTGATCTTCGCGGCCAGGGTAACCGGCTTCGCCCAGGCAGAGACAGCAGCAACCGACATGCCATCAACCGAAACGGTAATGAATAAGGCCTACGCCCAGGCAAAAAAAGAACACAAGAACGTGATGGTGATCTTCCACGCATCGTGGTGTGGTTGGTGTAAAAAAATGGAAGCTTCGCTTAATGAGCCTGCACTTAAGAAATTCTTTGATGATAATTATGTGATCGCTACGCTTGATGTGATGGAAAACAAAGGCAAAGAAAACCTTGAAAACCCGGGCTCGCTGGCGTTTATGACCAAATACAAAGGCGAAAAAGCCGGCTTACCATTTTGGTTTATTGCTGACGCAAACGGTAAAGAACTTGCCGATAGCCAAATACGCCCTGAAGGTGCCGGTCTTGACACTTATGGCAACAGCGTAGGCTGCCCTGCCGAGGAAAAAGAGGTTGCCTTTTTTGCCGGGATATTGAAAAAAACGTCTAAATTAAAAGATAACGAGATAGCCATGATCAGCGAGCGTTTTGCTAAAAACAAACCAGCACCGGTGGTTAAACCGGCTGCCGCTGCAAAGCCTGCTACTACCAGCAAATAA
- a CDS encoding CocE/NonD family hydrolase encodes MKKFLLILFTLSSVATFAQRRGGGGPDAEYIKTNYTKYEYQVPMRDGKKLFTSVYVPKDQSKKYPIMMDRTCYSVSPYGADVYKTSLGPSTQFVHDGYIFVYQDVRGRYMSEGLFKEMTPELEVHKTKNDVDEGTDTYDTIDWLIKNIPNNTGKVGVWGISYPGFYTTASLLSRHPALVAASPQAPMSDLWRDDGWHNGAFFLVANFDFYPGFTNRQDDKPTQGRGRSFNITSNDGYDFFMKMGPMKNTNRDWYKDTVKLWNDILNHPDYDQHWKDRNVLYHLHDIKTAVLVTGGWYDAEDLYGAINTYKTLAKMNPKTPVYFTMGPWVHGGWARGDGENLGDVYFGGPTGPWYRENVEFRFFSHYLKGTPLGDLAPINAFETGANKWKTYKAWPPVEAAEKSLYLLPGGKLSFTAPAGTKETFDEYVSDPANPVPFTPNKTMGMSQDYMDGDQRFLADRKDVLSYTSDVLDKDVTIAGNIWANLNVSTTGTDADFIVKVLDVYPDTASNNKYTRPNVKMGGYQQMVRSEPIRGKYRNAFDKPEPFVPGKVTPVKWELQDVLHTFKKGHRIMIQVQSSMFPLIDRNPQKFVDIMKADESDFQKATHKVYTGKLHPSFLKVRVINDN; translated from the coding sequence ATGAAGAAATTTCTACTCATCCTTTTTACGCTGAGCAGCGTGGCTACTTTTGCCCAGCGCCGTGGTGGCGGTGGTCCTGATGCGGAATACATCAAGACCAATTATACCAAATATGAATACCAGGTACCCATGCGCGATGGCAAAAAGCTGTTCACATCGGTATACGTACCTAAAGACCAAAGCAAGAAGTACCCGATTATGATGGACCGTACCTGCTACAGTGTATCGCCCTACGGTGCGGATGTTTATAAAACCAGCCTTGGCCCGTCTACACAGTTTGTGCACGATGGTTACATCTTTGTTTACCAGGATGTACGCGGCCGTTACATGAGTGAGGGCCTTTTTAAAGAAATGACCCCCGAATTGGAAGTGCACAAAACCAAAAACGATGTAGATGAAGGCACTGATACTTACGATACCATCGACTGGCTGATCAAAAATATTCCAAACAACACCGGCAAAGTAGGGGTGTGGGGGATATCTTATCCCGGCTTTTATACGACAGCCTCGTTGCTGAGCCGCCACCCAGCGTTGGTGGCCGCGTCTCCGCAGGCACCCATGTCTGATCTTTGGCGCGATGACGGCTGGCATAACGGTGCTTTCTTTTTAGTAGCGAACTTCGATTTTTATCCGGGTTTCACCAATCGCCAGGACGATAAACCTACGCAAGGCAGGGGCCGCAGTTTTAACATCACCTCAAACGATGGTTACGACTTCTTCATGAAGATGGGGCCGATGAAAAATACTAACCGCGATTGGTATAAAGACACAGTGAAGTTATGGAACGATATCCTTAACCACCCTGATTACGATCAGCACTGGAAAGATCGTAACGTACTTTACCACCTGCACGATATTAAAACCGCCGTACTGGTTACCGGTGGCTGGTATGACGCTGAAGATTTGTACGGTGCCATTAATACCTATAAAACCCTGGCTAAAATGAATCCCAAGACCCCGGTTTACTTTACCATGGGTCCATGGGTTCACGGCGGTTGGGCGCGCGGCGATGGCGAAAATCTGGGTGATGTTTACTTTGGCGGCCCCACTGGTCCATGGTACCGCGAAAATGTGGAGTTCCGCTTTTTTAGCCATTACCTGAAAGGTACGCCGCTTGGCGATCTGGCCCCGATAAACGCTTTCGAAACTGGCGCTAATAAATGGAAAACCTATAAAGCATGGCCGCCTGTTGAAGCGGCTGAAAAAAGCCTGTACCTGTTACCCGGCGGCAAACTATCTTTCACCGCGCCGGCTGGCACAAAGGAAACTTTTGATGAATACGTATCCGATCCGGCTAATCCTGTGCCGTTCACACCCAACAAAACCATGGGCATGAGCCAGGATTATATGGATGGCGATCAGCGCTTTTTGGCAGACCGTAAGGACGTATTAAGCTATACCAGCGATGTATTGGATAAGGATGTAACCATAGCCGGTAACATCTGGGCTAATTTAAATGTATCTACCACAGGTACCGATGCCGATTTTATTGTAAAGGTGCTTGATGTTTATCCCGATACAGCATCCAACAATAAATACACCCGCCCTAATGTAAAAATGGGTGGTTACCAGCAAATGGTGCGCAGCGAACCTATCCGCGGCAAATACCGCAACGCTTTTGATAAGCCCGAGCCATTTGTGCCAGGTAAGGTAACCCCGGTTAAATGGGAATTGCAGGATGTACTGCACACCTTTAAAAAAGGACACCGCATTATGATACAGGTGCAAAGTAGCATGTTCCCGCTGATAGACCGCAACCCGCAAAAGTTTGTGGATATTATGAAGGCCGATGAAAGCGATTTTCAGAAGGCAACCCACAAGGTTTATACCGGCAAGCTGCATCCCAGCTTTTTAAAGGTTAGAGTGATAAATGATAATTAA
- a CDS encoding phosphoglycerate kinase, producing MKTVDQISFSGKKALIRVDFNVPLDENFNITDDNRMTAALPTIQKILRDGGAVILMSHLGRPKDGPTDKYSLKHVVAHLSDLLGQQVEFADDCIGEDAVAKAKELHSGEVLLLENLRFYKQEEKGDKDFAEKLAKLGDIYVNDAFGTAHRAHASTAIIAQFFPDAKYFGYLMAAELTNAEKILNNAPKPFTAIMGGSKVSDKIELIEKLLDKVDNLIIGGGMAYTFAKADGGDIGNSLVEMDKLQLALDLRQKAKDKGVNLLLPVDNVTADAFSNDANTDIAKTGEIPDGWMGLDIGPETAKLFSEVVENSKTILWNGPMGVFEMEKFLIGTKAIADAVAKATDNGAFSLIGGGDSAAAVAKFGMTEEVSYVSTGGGALLEYMEGKELPGVKAINE from the coding sequence ATGAAAACAGTAGATCAAATAAGCTTTTCCGGAAAAAAGGCACTTATCCGTGTCGATTTCAATGTTCCATTAGACGAAAACTTTAACATCACCGACGATAACCGCATGACCGCGGCCCTGCCAACCATTCAGAAAATTTTGCGTGATGGTGGCGCTGTTATCCTGATGTCGCACCTGGGTAGGCCCAAAGATGGCCCTACCGATAAATACTCATTAAAACATGTGGTAGCCCACCTGAGCGATCTGTTAGGCCAGCAGGTGGAGTTTGCCGATGATTGCATTGGTGAAGATGCCGTTGCGAAAGCCAAAGAATTGCACAGCGGCGAAGTGTTGCTGTTAGAAAACCTGCGCTTTTATAAACAGGAAGAAAAAGGCGATAAAGATTTTGCTGAAAAATTAGCTAAACTGGGTGATATCTATGTGAACGATGCCTTTGGTACTGCTCACCGCGCGCATGCTTCTACCGCTATCATCGCGCAGTTTTTCCCTGATGCCAAATACTTTGGCTACCTGATGGCTGCCGAATTGACCAACGCCGAAAAGATATTGAACAACGCGCCAAAACCTTTCACCGCTATAATGGGTGGCTCGAAGGTATCGGACAAGATAGAACTGATTGAAAAACTGCTGGATAAGGTTGATAACCTGATCATCGGCGGTGGCATGGCTTACACTTTTGCCAAGGCAGATGGCGGCGATATCGGCAACTCGCTGGTAGAAATGGATAAATTGCAGCTTGCATTAGATCTTCGCCAGAAAGCTAAGGATAAAGGTGTGAATTTACTGTTGCCTGTAGATAACGTTACAGCCGATGCTTTCTCTAACGATGCCAATACCGACATTGCCAAAACCGGCGAAATACCCGATGGCTGGATGGGCCTGGATATCGGTCCTGAAACTGCTAAATTATTCAGCGAAGTAGTAGAAAACTCGAAAACCATTTTATGGAACGGCCCGATGGGGGTATTTGAGATGGAGAAATTTTTGATAGGCACCAAAGCTATTGCCGATGCGGTTGCCAAAGCTACCGATAATGGCGCGTTCTCGCTGATCGGTGGCGGCGACTCTGCCGCGGCTGTGGCTAAATTTGGCATGACCGAAGAGGTAAGCTACGTATCAACCGGTGGCGGCGCTTTACTGGAATACATGGAAGGCAAGGAGTTGCCGGGTGTAAAAGCGATAAACGAGTAA
- a CDS encoding polysaccharide biosynthesis tyrosine autokinase has protein sequence MQDTEKFNKKLPNQEIDYFKIGKILLSRWYWVAGTVLICMGIAKVYLWVTPKMYATSATLKFEEKKSEIPDFASSGFTTNDRNRIQSEQYVIQSNQLLLRAIRKMDYRISFYLSGRLRTTDAYPDKPLDIEFVNLDTLNFFRGNITFKAINQHTYNLSYPAGSKTIQKNYAYNNPVTIGPTTFTIKRRDGMANNTIYIFKFNAPEDFLGRVKGGLRTQEALKNSNIISLFENDLNPVFAADALNRIMEEYLIYDREQKTKSASQIIKFIDRQLSYLSDSVKSSEKSLQDYKQRKKIVNVSTASESVLAKSKDLESQRSILKMQLMSIDQLKEKLINEQDNANINFDLSGALDPLLGGILSTFNGLLSEKATLIKTFNPNSRPIKDIDKQIIQIKVAALANVNSTRETIVKNMTYLDSQSKTIDQQIAALPVAERDVISLQRNFDVNDKVYSFLSEKKIDAQISSSAILPGASIVDRAQPNFGPIGPNEQQINRNAIIAGLAIGLGIIILIRLLNPYIYDKETVESLTTIPIIGVIRKFPASLDEDNSQLLALSKPRSVFAESVRSVRTNLNFLASEKDSKVICITSEVAGEGKSFVAVNLSSTLALINKKVVLIGADLRRSRIHRTFRVPNDVGLSNYLANQASITDIIHHSEVEDLDFIISGPVPPNPSELLHSHKMHELIAELKTMYDIIIIDTAPIGLVSDSIPLIRVSDINVFVIRSGKSKYYAATVPQRIAHEYHLDNTVIVLNAFEEDLLHSRYYTTKFTGESYGTRYYYYSDYSGYTSSGYYVDEEEKKWWHIKRWLKL, from the coding sequence ATGCAGGATACAGAGAAATTTAATAAAAAGTTACCGAACCAGGAGATCGACTATTTTAAAATAGGCAAGATCCTGTTAAGCCGCTGGTATTGGGTGGCCGGTACTGTATTAATTTGTATGGGCATTGCAAAAGTATACTTGTGGGTTACGCCCAAAATGTACGCCACATCGGCTACTTTAAAGTTTGAAGAAAAAAAGTCGGAGATCCCTGATTTCGCCAGCTCGGGCTTTACCACAAACGACAGGAACCGTATACAAAGCGAGCAATATGTGATACAAAGCAACCAGCTATTGCTGCGGGCTATCCGCAAAATGGATTACCGGATAAGCTTCTACCTTTCGGGGCGGTTGCGAACTACGGATGCCTACCCGGATAAACCACTTGATATTGAATTTGTAAACCTGGATACACTCAATTTTTTCAGGGGGAATATAACTTTTAAGGCAATTAATCAGCACACCTACAATTTATCATACCCGGCAGGAAGCAAAACCATCCAAAAAAATTACGCATACAATAACCCGGTAACCATTGGCCCAACAACTTTTACCATTAAACGCAGGGATGGCATGGCTAACAATACCATCTACATATTTAAGTTTAATGCACCGGAAGATTTTCTGGGCAGAGTGAAAGGCGGCTTGCGCACTCAGGAAGCGCTTAAAAACTCTAATATCATCAGTCTGTTTGAGAATGACCTGAACCCCGTATTCGCGGCGGATGCCCTGAACCGAATAATGGAAGAATACCTGATATACGACCGGGAGCAAAAAACAAAGTCGGCATCGCAGATCATTAAATTTATCGACCGGCAGCTATCCTACCTCTCCGACTCGGTTAAAAGTTCGGAAAAATCTTTACAGGATTATAAGCAAAGAAAAAAGATAGTTAACGTAAGCACAGCATCAGAAAGTGTTTTAGCAAAATCTAAGGACCTGGAATCGCAGCGCTCTATTTTGAAGATGCAATTAATGTCTATCGATCAGCTTAAGGAAAAATTGATAAACGAACAGGATAACGCTAATATCAACTTTGACCTATCAGGTGCACTCGACCCGCTTTTAGGTGGCATCCTCAGCACTTTTAACGGTTTGTTATCTGAAAAAGCTACGCTGATCAAAACATTCAACCCCAATTCGCGCCCGATAAAAGATATTGATAAACAAATTATACAAATTAAGGTTGCTGCGCTGGCAAATGTGAACTCCACACGCGAGACGATCGTGAAAAACATGACGTACCTTGATTCGCAATCAAAAACCATCGACCAGCAGATTGCCGCGCTGCCTGTAGCCGAACGCGATGTGATCAGCCTTCAGCGTAATTTTGATGTTAACGACAAGGTATATTCCTTCTTATCCGAAAAAAAGATAGACGCCCAGATCAGCAGTTCGGCCATATTGCCGGGCGCATCAATTGTTGACCGGGCACAACCAAACTTTGGCCCCATTGGCCCTAACGAGCAACAGATAAACCGCAATGCCATAATAGCGGGCCTGGCAATAGGCTTGGGTATTATTATACTGATACGCCTGCTTAACCCTTATATTTATGATAAGGAAACTGTAGAGAGCCTGACCACCATACCAATTATTGGGGTAATAAGAAAATTCCCGGCATCGCTTGATGAGGATAACTCGCAGCTGTTGGCACTGAGCAAGCCCCGGTCTGTTTTTGCAGAATCGGTCCGGTCGGTGCGTACCAATTTAAACTTCCTGGCGTCCGAAAAGGACAGCAAGGTGATCTGCATTACATCGGAGGTAGCGGGCGAAGGAAAATCATTTGTGGCGGTAAACTTATCCAGTACTTTAGCGCTTATCAATAAAAAAGTAGTGCTGATAGGCGCCGACCTTCGGCGTTCGCGCATACACCGTACATTTCGTGTACCAAACGATGTTGGATTAAGCAACTACCTGGCCAACCAGGCAAGCATTACCGATATCATTCATCACTCGGAAGTAGAAGATCTTGATTTCATCATTTCAGGACCGGTTCCGCCAAACCCATCGGAGCTGCTCCATTCGCATAAAATGCACGAATTGATAGCCGAGTTAAAAACCATGTACGATATTATTATTATCGACACCGCCCCTATCGGCCTTGTTTCAGACTCGATACCACTGATACGGGTAAGCGATATTAACGTTTTCGTGATCCGTTCGGGTAAATCAAAATATTACGCCGCCACAGTGCCACAGCGCATAGCGCACGAATATCATTTAGATAATACCGTTATTGTGCTTAACGCCTTTGAAGAAGATCTTTTACACTCGCGTTATTATACCACCAAGTTTACCGGTGAAAGTTATGGCACCCGGTACTATTATTACTCAGACTACTCGGGCTATACCAGTTCGGGCTATTATGTAGATGAGGAAGAGAAGAAATGGTGGCATATTAAGCGCTGGCTAAAATTATAA
- a CDS encoding PIN domain-containing protein, which produces MGTEKIICDSDVMIDYFDHRQPRHLSTRDIIQNQIGIDNVILSAITKMELIAGAFNKSELALLNKNILWFDVALINPDITVIALQLIEKYKLAYNLQIPDALIAATALYKNVKLFTYNLKDYRYINHLQLFNPISL; this is translated from the coding sequence GTGGGAACGGAAAAAATAATTTGCGATAGCGATGTTATGATCGACTATTTCGATCATCGGCAGCCACGCCATTTATCTACAAGGGATATTATTCAAAATCAAATAGGCATAGACAACGTTATTCTATCTGCAATTACCAAAATGGAACTCATAGCCGGCGCGTTTAACAAATCAGAACTGGCATTATTAAACAAAAATATTTTATGGTTTGATGTAGCCCTTATCAATCCTGATATCACCGTGATTGCCCTGCAATTGATTGAAAAATACAAGCTTGCCTACAATTTGCAAATCCCTGATGCCTTAATTGCAGCCACCGCGTTATATAAAAATGTTAAGTTATTTACTTACAATTTGAAAGATTACAGGTATATAAACCACTTACAACTTTTTAATCCAATATCCCTATGA
- a CDS encoding GNAT family N-acetyltransferase, whose protein sequence is MIKFIKVEDLLSIRNEVLREGRLTPDECRFAGDEKEESFHLGYYVGDELACVATFHPQTYKDYPGVAYQLRGMATVEKYRSQGFGNQLVNFAIVYMRGQKVNYCWCNARKKAVMFYKSLGFEIISDEFEVPGIGPHYVMYVKIM, encoded by the coding sequence ATGATAAAGTTTATAAAGGTTGAAGACCTGCTGTCCATCCGTAACGAAGTATTGCGCGAGGGGCGCTTAACACCCGATGAATGCCGATTTGCCGGCGATGAAAAGGAGGAGTCTTTTCATTTAGGCTATTATGTAGGCGATGAACTGGCTTGTGTGGCAACCTTCCATCCGCAAACCTATAAAGATTACCCGGGTGTAGCTTACCAGTTGCGCGGCATGGCCACTGTCGAAAAATATCGTAGCCAGGGATTTGGTAACCAATTGGTAAACTTCGCTATTGTGTATATGCGCGGGCAAAAAGTAAATTATTGCTGGTGCAACGCCCGTAAAAAAGCGGTAATGTTTTACAAAAGTCTTGGCTTCGAGATCATTTCCGACGAGTTTGAGGTGCCCGGCATAGGCCCGCATTATGTAATGTATGTTAAGATAATGTGA
- a CDS encoding glycosyltransferase family 2 protein, with protein MSSLKISIITVTFNAADTIENCIRSVISQTYPNVEYIIVDGLSTDTSLAIIDKYKKHVHHIISEPDNGIYHAMNKGISLATGDVIGMLNADDIFASNNILADVANAFTASGADIVYGDIDYIDKQSKIIRKWRSGKYKHGSFNWGWMPPHPSFYARRTLFEKLGAYRPQYGSATDYELMLRYIHTHKSPVYYLNIVMVKMLVGGVSNKSISNRFKAWRNDIKAMRNNGLLFPLFSIIWKPFRKIMQFIT; from the coding sequence GTGAGCAGTTTAAAGATTTCGATAATAACGGTAACCTTTAATGCCGCCGACACCATTGAAAACTGCATCAGGAGCGTAATTTCGCAAACATACCCCAATGTAGAATATATTATTGTCGACGGCCTCTCGACAGATACTTCACTTGCCATTATTGATAAATATAAGAAGCATGTCCATCATATTATTTCCGAACCGGATAACGGTATCTACCACGCCATGAATAAAGGCATATCCCTGGCCACAGGCGATGTAATAGGGATGCTTAATGCCGATGATATTTTCGCTTCGAATAATATTTTAGCCGATGTAGCCAATGCCTTTACCGCATCGGGCGCCGATATTGTTTATGGCGATATTGATTATATTGATAAACAAAGTAAGATCATAAGGAAATGGCGCTCGGGGAAATACAAGCACGGTAGTTTTAATTGGGGCTGGATGCCGCCGCACCCATCGTTTTACGCCAGGCGCACGCTTTTTGAAAAATTAGGCGCTTACCGGCCGCAATATGGCAGCGCTACCGATTATGAATTGATGCTGCGCTACATCCATACACATAAAAGCCCCGTATATTATCTAAACATCGTAATGGTGAAGATGCTTGTGGGTGGGGTAAGCAATAAAAGTATAAGCAATAGATTTAAAGCATGGCGAAATGATATTAAAGCAATGAGAAATAATGGGCTATTATTTCCGCTGTTTTCCATAATATGGAAACCTTTTCGTAAAATTATGCAGTTTATCACGTAA
- a CDS encoding MraY family glycosyltransferase: MPEFLHSHQFVYYTLILALSILITLQAIPSILHVARTRHLYDDLGHFRKQHDHGIPRLGGVAIFVSFIITLLLFCVTGKQLPINYLLTACVILFAMGVKDDLSGVNASTKFFIQFVVGAILVIPGDIRLTSMYGVLGIYTLPYTASVIFSILTIMLIVNAFNLIDGIDGLAATTGIIANSSFATLFIYIHQYELASVCLAMVGALIGFLRYNLTPAKIFMGDTGSLLIGLVSIVMAIQFIEVNSPANYNPELPHIFSVPALSIAILIGPIFDTFRVFALRILDKKSPFHADRNHVHHRILRLGFNHIQTTLILASVNIISIALALLFSGFGSTIMIIVIGVASLCFNWSITFMLRCKEREKISARFLFV, translated from the coding sequence ATGCCGGAGTTTTTACACAGCCACCAGTTTGTATATTACACGCTTATTTTGGCATTGTCTATCCTGATCACTTTACAGGCAATACCCTCTATTTTGCATGTTGCGCGCACCCGGCATTTGTATGATGACCTCGGGCATTTTCGCAAACAGCACGATCATGGTATCCCGCGCCTTGGCGGTGTGGCCATATTTGTAAGTTTTATTATCACCCTTTTGCTTTTTTGTGTTACCGGTAAGCAATTGCCTATTAACTACCTGCTGACGGCATGTGTTATCCTGTTTGCCATGGGCGTAAAGGATGACTTGTCGGGAGTAAACGCGAGTACCAAGTTCTTTATTCAGTTTGTGGTTGGCGCTATATTGGTTATCCCGGGCGATATCCGCCTTACCAGCATGTACGGCGTATTGGGCATATATACGCTGCCCTATACCGCAAGTGTGATATTCAGTATATTAACAATAATGCTTATCGTTAATGCTTTTAATTTGATCGACGGTATTGACGGTTTAGCTGCAACAACGGGCATCATCGCAAATAGCTCGTTCGCAACGCTGTTTATTTATATTCATCAGTATGAACTGGCCAGCGTTTGCCTGGCCATGGTAGGCGCATTGATCGGTTTTTTGCGTTATAACTTAACCCCGGCAAAAATATTTATGGGCGATACGGGATCGCTACTCATCGGCCTGGTATCTATTGTGATGGCAATACAGTTTATAGAAGTAAACAGCCCCGCAAATTATAACCCCGAATTGCCGCACATATTTTCGGTTCCGGCTTTATCCATTGCCATATTGATTGGGCCTATATTTGATACCTTCCGGGTATTCGCGCTGCGTATTTTAGATAAAAAATCGCCTTTCCATGCCGATAGGAACCATGTGCACCACCGCATATTACGTCTGGGTTTTAATCACATACAAACCACGCTGATACTGGCCAGTGTAAATATCATCAGTATAGCACTGGCATTATTGTTCAGCGGTTTTGGCAGCACCATCATGATCATTGTTATCGGCGTAGCTTCGTTATGCTTTAACTGGTCTATTACATTTATGCTTAGATGTAAGGAGCGGGAAAAGATCTCGGCGCGCTTCCTGTTTGTCTGA
- the gap gene encoding type I glyceraldehyde-3-phosphate dehydrogenase, with amino-acid sequence MRIAINGFGRIGRIFLRNILQKQGIEVVAINDLADTKTMAHLFKYDSVHRGFKGMVSAGDDHLLVNGTAIKTLSIKEPSQLPWKELNIDLVIESTGKYTTRAGAEGHLTAGAKQVIISAPSPDKDVPTTVLGVNDDEAHLHAAVISNASCTTNNVACLIKVLDEKWGIIDGYITTVHSMTGDQNLHDAPHKDLRRARAASGSIIPTTTGAAKAITSIFPHLDGKLGGAGIRVPVLNGSLTDFTCSLKTIPTVAEINAAFKEAADGPMKHILEYTEDPIVSTDILDNPHSCIFDAQLTSVVGGLVKVVGWYDNEVGYSSRLADLVEEIKDLK; translated from the coding sequence ATGCGCATAGCTATCAACGGATTTGGCCGCATTGGCCGCATTTTTTTACGAAACATCTTACAAAAACAGGGCATAGAAGTGGTGGCCATAAACGATTTGGCCGATACTAAAACCATGGCCCACCTTTTCAAGTACGATTCGGTGCACCGTGGCTTTAAGGGTATGGTAAGCGCCGGAGACGATCACCTGCTGGTGAACGGTACGGCTATAAAAACGCTATCGATAAAAGAGCCATCGCAACTGCCATGGAAGGAACTAAATATCGACCTGGTGATCGAATCGACCGGAAAATATACAACAAGAGCAGGGGCAGAGGGCCATTTAACTGCCGGCGCTAAACAGGTGATCATATCGGCACCATCGCCCGATAAAGATGTGCCTACAACGGTTTTGGGTGTGAATGATGATGAAGCGCACTTGCATGCCGCTGTTATTTCAAACGCATCGTGCACAACTAATAATGTGGCTTGCCTGATAAAGGTGCTGGACGAGAAATGGGGAATTATTGACGGCTACATTACCACCGTACACTCCATGACCGGCGACCAAAACCTGCACGATGCCCCGCATAAAGATCTGCGACGTGCCCGCGCGGCATCGGGGTCTATCATCCCAACCACAACCGGGGCCGCCAAGGCTATCACCTCAATCTTTCCGCACCTGGATGGTAAGCTGGGCGGGGCTGGTATCCGTGTGCCGGTATTGAATGGTTCGCTAACGGATTTTACCTGCAGCCTGAAAACCATCCCTACTGTGGCCGAGATCAACGCTGCCTTTAAAGAAGCTGCCGATGGGCCGATGAAGCATATACTGGAATATACCGAAGACCCGATAGTTTCTACCGATATTTTAGATAATCCGCATAGTTGTATCTTCGACGCGCAACTGACCTCGGTTGTAGGCGGGCTGGTAAAGGTGGTTGGCTGGTATGATAACGAAGTTGGTTACTCCAGTCGCCTTGCCGATCTGGTAGAAGAAATAAAAGACCTGAAATGA
- a CDS encoding polysaccharide biosynthesis/export family protein, with translation MQIRNLQDYKAFGNSAGVSTASAQLTFQVEEDGNVSLPVLGHVPVAGLTRIEAQRKIEKLYRDSSLVNPLIELKIANLKVQAFGEIKTQGNFTLTKEYTSLIDIIGQAGGLTPAADEKHVKIIRHEKTGIRETYIDLSDINILSDPRIFLQADDIIYIAKNKRAVRDDNLQNVTTLIQPSILIFNTALIIYSLFR, from the coding sequence TTGCAGATAAGAAATTTGCAGGATTATAAGGCATTTGGTAATAGCGCTGGTGTCTCAACTGCATCCGCACAGTTAACTTTCCAGGTAGAAGAAGATGGCAATGTATCATTACCCGTACTTGGGCATGTACCTGTTGCCGGGCTTACACGCATTGAAGCACAACGGAAGATAGAAAAGCTTTATCGCGATTCGTCCCTGGTAAACCCGCTGATAGAACTAAAAATAGCTAATTTGAAAGTGCAGGCATTTGGCGAAATAAAAACCCAGGGGAATTTTACACTAACCAAAGAATATACCAGCCTGATAGACATTATTGGCCAGGCCGGAGGCTTAACACCGGCTGCGGATGAAAAACATGTAAAGATCATCCGCCACGAAAAAACAGGAATAAGGGAAACGTATATAGACCTGAGTGATATTAATATTTTATCCGACCCGCGCATTTTTTTGCAGGCTGATGATATTATCTATATTGCAAAAAACAAACGTGCCGTACGCGATGATAATTTGCAAAATGTCACCACGCTTATACAGCCATCCATACTTATTTTTAACACCGCGTTAATTATATACTCGCTTTTCAGGTAA